Genomic segment of Mycobacteriales bacterium:
GCTTCACCGAACCACTGGTGACCCGCTTCGGCGCACGGCCGGTCGTGGTCACAGGGCTGGTGCTCATCACGGTCGGACTGATCCTCTTCACCCGCGCCCCGGTGCAGGGCTCGTACGCCGCGCATGTGCTTCCGGTCGTGTCGCTGCTCGGCATCGGCGCCGGGCTCGCCTTCCCGTCGCTGATGACACTGGCGATGTCCGGCGTCACGGCCGACAACGCCGGGTTGGCCTCCGGTCTGGTGAACACCACGGCACAGGTCGGCTCGGCACTCGGGCTGGCCGTGTTGGCCACGCTGTCGGCCTCGCACACAAGCACCCTGCTGCACGCCGGGCACGGCTCCAAGGATGCGCTCGTCGGCGGATACCACCTGGCGTTCTGGATCGCGGCCGGACTGCTCATCGGGGCCGTCGTCATCGCGGCGACCGTGCTTCAGCCAGTTGCTGCGACTGCGGACCATCAGCCGGCCGACGCGTCCGTGCGAGAGGCGCTCGAGGCGGTCTGAACGTCCTGAGAAGGCACCCTCCGGGTCAGCTCAGTGGGAGCATTGGCCGGTATGGACGCCGGGGTGCACTTGCCGCAGATGGCGTTCGCCGGTGAGGGGTTGTCCCTAAGTCGACTC
This window contains:
- a CDS encoding MFS transporter → INWHWIFFINIPLGALTALLTLRLVTPDSGRRTNGGTDVVGALTITAALMLGVYAIVEPAATQGWTAPATLTFGAAAVALLVLFVLRENSAANPLVPMGIFHSRNVVGANLIQIAGAAGMFGIFFLGSLYLKGVLGYGAMEIGFAFLPTTILMGALSVRFTEPLVTRFGARPVVVTGLVLITVGLILFTRAPVQGSYAAHVLPVVSLLGIGAGLAFPSLMTLAMSGVTADNAGLASGLVNTTAQVGSALGLAVLATLSASHTSTLLHAGHGSKDALVGGYHLAFWIAAGLLIGAVVIAATVLQPVAATADHQPADASVREALEAV